TCCAACTTCCTCATCATAATACTCTTAATAGCCACCGTGATCTCGGCTGCTCTCGGAGAGATCGTGGACGCTGCAGCCATCATCACCATTGTGATCATAATGGGAGTGATGGGCTTCATCCAGGAGTACAAGGCTGAGAAAGCTGTTGAAGCATTAAAATCCATGGCAGTCCCCTACTGCACTGTGCTGAGGAATGGTGTTTTAACCGAAATACCTGCTTCACAGCTTGTCCCAGGGGACATCCTCATTGTCAAGGAAGGGGATAAGGTTCCTGCTGACGCAAGGATTATTGAGTCAGCAGACCTCCTCGTCGACGAGTCCCCTTTAACCGGTGAGTCGACACCGGTGGAGAAGGATTCTGAATCATTGCTCCCCCCGGAAACCCCTGTGAGCGATAGGAGGAACATGGTTTTCAGAGGAACCTATGTTGTCGGAGGGAAGGGGAGGGCTGTAGTAGTCTCAACAGGCTCCTCGACAGAGATAGGGAGGATTGCCAAGGCTATTGCTGAGGCTAAGGAGGAGAAGACTCTTCTAGAACAGGAGCTTGACTCTTTCGGGAAGAAGATAGGGTTGATAATACTGGGGATAGCGGCCGTGGTCTTCGTGACATCCTTGATAGAGGGGTATCTGGGAGTTGTAGAAGCCTTCATGGTTTCAGTAGCCCTAGCTGTTGCGGCAATTCCTGAAGGCCTCCCTGCAATAGCCACAGCCCTGCTCGCCATAGGGGCGTATAGGATGGCGAAGAAGAAAGCACTGGTGAGGAGGCTTGGGGCTGTTGAAACCCTGGGCGCTGTGGACGTTATATGTAGCGATAAAACAGGGACAATCACCAAGGGAGAGATGACGGTTAAGATAGTGAAGATGATTGGAAAGCACTGCACGGTTGAAGGGGCAGGTTATGAGCCTCTTGGAAGAGTGGTGTGCAATCCAGGCGATCCCCGGGATGATTCATTCCTGTACGAGATCCTAGCCGCGCACACAAGCGTTGACGTTGCCTTAACCAGGGATAGCTCCTCGTGGAGGGTGAAGGGCTCTCCCACTGAGGGAGCAGCCTTAGTGCTCTCGTACAAGGCCCTGGGTGAGGAGGGTGTTAGGAAAGCTGTTGAGAAATACCCGTTGGTGAAAACATACCCCTTCGACAGGTTCAGGAAGAGGAAGACAACGGTTCACCAGGTAGGGGGTAAATACCTGGTTGTGTCAACCGGGGCCCCGGAGCTCCTGCTCGATGTTTCAACCAAAGTACGGGGTAGCGGTGAGGAGGAGTTGACGAGAGAGGTGAAGGAGGCCTTGTCAGCGGAGATTGAGAAACTGGCTTCACAGGGCTACAGGACTTTCGGGGTTGCGTACAAGTGGATGGATAGCTTCAGCGAGGATTACGATGTATCACAGGTTGAAACAAGCCTCGTCTTCTACGCTATCCTAGGGATAATAGATCCGCCGCGGGAAGAGGTTGTGGAGGCTTTGAAAACAGCGAGCAAGGCTGGTATTAAAACAATCATGGTTACAGGAGACCATAAGCTAACAGCTATCGCTGTAGCCAGGATGATTGGCTTGGAAGCCAGTGAGGAAACAGTCCTGGAGGGGAGGGAGCTGGACAGGATGAGCGATGAGGAGCTTGCCAGAGTAGTTGACAAGATAAACGTTTACGCAAGGGTCACGCCCGAGCACAAGGCAAGGATTGTTAAAGCGTTGAAAGCTAAAGGCTACAAGGTCGCTATGACAGGGGATGGTGTTAACGACGCCCCGGCTTTAAAGCTCGCTGACGTAGGCGTGGCGATGGGGATAAGGGGGACGGATGTCGCTAAGGAGGCTTCACAGCTCATCCTCCTGGACGACAACTACTCCACAATTGTTGAAGCGGTTAAGGAGGGCAGGGTGATATTCGATAATTTGAAGAAGCCTATAAACTACTTGCTAACAGCCAACATGGGCGAGGTAGGCACTGTTTTCGGCGCTGAACTACTGTACCTTCCGCCCCCGCTGAGACCCATCCATCTGCTATGGGTCAACGTTGTCACTGACGCTCTCCCCGCAGTAGCCCTAGGCCTTGAGCCGGCTGAGCCAGGCATTATGGAGAAGCCTCCTTCAGAGTACAGAGGAGGGTTGATAACTAAGAGGAAAATCCTGTACTACGTCTTGTTCGGAGCACTCATATCCGGTTTCACAATACTAGCTTACACTATGAATTCTCAAACACTGTTAATGGCTCAGACAGCTGCTTTCACGACAATAGTGCTCTCAGAGTTCGGCAGGGCTTTAGCATCGAGGAGTGAGAACAAGCCTGTGTGGAGGATAAGGTTTAACAAGTGGCTTATCCCAGCGCTAGCCACGTCACTAATGCTCCATGTTGTCACCATCTACACGCCGCTGAACCAGGTATTCTACACTACCCCGCTACCTCTGAGCATGTGGGTTTACGGGCTTGCCGCCTCGCTCTTAATATGGCTTATAGATGAGGCTAGGAAGGTAATCGGGGTTAGGATCTAGCCCTTGGAAAACCCTTCATCCTCCTCTTTATTTCACCGTAGCAGTAGCTCCTAAGCTCCTCCGGCATTAAACTGGTTAACAACCCTGTCAGCACAATGTTCTTAGCCTCCTCGAAGCTCAGCCCTCTCGTAGCCAGGTAGAAGAGCTTGTCCTGTGTGACCAGGTAGTTTCTAGCGTAGTGCCTAGCCTCCAACACCCTGTTACTGTTAACCTCTAGAAACGGTTGCATGTACGCTACAGCCTTCTCCTCAAGGATTGATTCAAACCCGTACACCAGCCTGGCCTCTGAGGCTTTAGGCGATATCGTCCCCCTGCCTCGCACACTACCTGCTGAATGCTTGCTCATGTAGAGTGTTGAGTAAAGGTTTAGCGTGGTGTTTAAACCGTCGACAAGCCCGTCGAGCACAGCGTCAATCCTGCTGTTCTCGTTTAAAACACCGGTTAATCTCACAAGCGTGAAGGAGTTGCCGCCGGGCTTGAACAAGCCCTCAATCCTCATCATCCTCCCCGGGTTAACCAGGAAGACAATATTGCCGACCGATCCACTCCCGGTCTCCACTCTGAAGTTGACGCTTGAAGCAGACTCAGAGGCTTCCTCTAAATCCACGACTACGTTGGCTTCAACACCGTCGGCTACGTTGATATTCAACCCCAGCAGCAATAAGCCATTCGACACTTTGTTCACAACCTTTAACACGAGCGTGCCGGGTGAATCAATCCTCGCTATAAGGTTTCCAACACTCACGCCTGTCTCAACTGCTGGCTCCACTTTGATAAAGCCCCTTCCCCCGTGGAAGCCGGCGAGGACTGCTTCGCTGTTCAAGATCATGTGGTATTTCGGGAGGGCTGAGTTGAGCTCGTAAAGCCTTATCTCGCCGAGGCCTTCTACTCGAGCATTGCCCGATGTTTCAACCACTAGCTTCTTATCCAACCCTACCTCGTTGTTGACGAGCTTCTCTAAAACATTCTTGAAAACACTCCAGTCAGTGTAGTGCTTCACTGTTGGCGAGTCTCCGTGCTTCTGGAACCCTTCCCTAAGCAGCTCCGTGATGCTCAACCCACACCACCCATCTCGCTGAACTCTAGTTGGATAACTTTTGTAAGCATTGAAACATATTCGAATGGGAGTCTCGGGAATACATCCCTTATGAAGCCAAGTATCATGAGCGATAACGCTTCCCTCTCGGAGAGACCTCTAGACTTCAGGTAAAATAACTGGTCCTCGCTAATCCTAGCGGTTGTTGCCTCGTGGGCTATGTCAGCATCGTTCTCGTAAGCGTGTATTATAGGGTATGTGTAGCTCTTGCTCTCCTCATCCAGGATCAGGCTCTCACACTGGACGAAGCTTTTAGACCCTCTAGCACCCTTGTTAACCTGCACCATACCCCTGTATATGTTAACCCCGCGCTTAGCGCTAATGCTCTTGGAGACCACCCTACTTGACGTGTAAGGGGCTGCGTGAACTATTTTCGAACCAGTATCCTTGATGAACGGCCCGTTGGCAATCCCTACAACCGTGCTGTTAGTCTTAGCGTACTCTCCCTTCAGGATGGTTGAAGGATAGGTTATTGTTATCTTGCTCCCAATGCTTCCCTCTATCCACTCAATAACCGAGTTTTTCTCAGCAATCCCTCTCTTATTGTTGAAGTTGACAATATCCCTGCTCCAGTTTTGAACGGTTACGAAGCTGAGCTTCGACCCTTCGTGAGCGTAAAGCTCAACCATGCCGTCGTGGAAGCTGAAGGTTTTAAGCCTCGGCGCGCTACAACCTTCGATGAAGGTTATCTCGCTGTTCACATCTGTTACCACGACAGTGTGTTCAAACTGACCCTCTAGCTCGCTTCCAATGAAGAAGAATGCTTCAACAGGATAAGGTATTTTAACGTTCCTAGGCACGTACACGAAAACCCCGCCGCTCCACAAGGCGTGGTGGAGGGCTGCGAACTTGTGATCCGTGTAGGGGAAGACCCTTCCAAAGTATTGTTTAACAAGGTCGGGGTATTTCCGAACAGCCTCCTCCATCGGGACCATGACGACTCCCAGGTCTTTCAGCAAATCCTTCATCGCTGTGTAAACGCTCTCACTGTCAAGCACTGTTGTCAAGCCTGCAAGATATTTCGCATAGGTCTCGGGGAGGTTGAGCTTCTCGTAAATCCTCCTAATCTCCTCGGGGAGGTCCTCCCATTTCTCAACCTTAGCGTGAGCAGGCTTAACATAGTAGGATGATATTTCATCGAGATCTATGCTCCAAACACCCGTCATCCATTTCGGCATGGGGGCTTTTTCAAAATACTCGAGAGCCCTCAGCCTGTGGCGGGTCATCCACTCAGGCTCCTTCTTAAGCCTCGAAATCTCCTCGACCAGACCCCTGGAAATCTTCCCCCTTAACTCAACCTCTTTCGGGTAAAACACCCCCTCGAGATAGACTTGCTCGTCAAGTTCCAGCACCCTCAACGCTCACAGCCTCCAGCCACCTATAGCCCTCCCTGTTGATCTTGTCGATAAGCTCCAAGCCTCCTTCAGCAACGAACCTGCCCCGGTGCATAACGTAAACCCTGCTTGGGGAAACATACTCTATGACCCTGGGGTAGTGTGTGATCAGTATTATGGAGGAGCCTGCGGACAGCGCTTCCTTAATGTAGTCGGCAACGCTCCTGACACCGTCAACATCGAGGCCGCTGTCAGGCTCGTCGAGAATAATGTACTTAGGCCTGATCACCCGTGCCTGCAGGATCTCCGACCTCTTCTTCTCTCCCCCGCTGAAACCAAGGTTTAAATCCCTTTCAAGCAACTCCTCCTTCAACCCTATTAGAACAGCCTCATTCCTAACCCTCTTCTCCAATCCTTCAACATACTCTGAAATATCCATCCTCCCCATCTTCTTGTTTAAAACACTCCTGAGAAGCATGAAGAGGTTTACACCAGGGATTTCAACAGGGTTTTGAAAAGCTAGGAAGAGCCCTGCTAGCGCGCGCTCGTGAGTCGGCCTGGAGGTGTAGTCAACCCCGTCTATTATCACGCTACCGGAGACAACCTTATACTGGGGGTGACCCATGACAGCGTAGGCCAGGCTACTCTTACCGCTACCGTTAGGGCCCATTATCACAACCAGCTCGCCGGAGTCAACCTTGAAGCTGACGCCGTTGACAACTCTCCGCTCGGAAACCTCGACGACGAGATCCTTTACCTCAAGCATCGGAAACACCCTTGGATATTAATATTGTTATTGATGTTTAAAAACCAGTATGAAACAACATGTTGCTTGAAACAAAAAGTTAAATCGTCTTTGAAAAAGTTTTTTAGAACCACGGTAGAATAGTTTAATTGAAGGTGAAACCCTTGAGTAAAGCTCTAACGAAGATCCAAGCTGTGATTATAGTTTTAATCGTGGCGGTAGCGGCCATTGCCGGAGCATATCTTATTTCTCAGCAAATAGGAGCACAGCAAACCACAACAACTCAGACAACAACCCCCACTACCACGCCGACCGGAACAGAAACCACTACAACCCCTACGGGAACAGGTACAACAACCCCGCCCCCTGCAGGCAACGTGATATTAATCGGTGATTTGTCAATCACTGTTCCAGCCAACTTCAAAGCATTCGTCGACGCAGCCAAGGATGGAAGCATCTCCGTTACAATATACTTCGGTCACGCATTATCCCAGGACGAGTTCAACGCATTCCAGCAAGTAATCGACATGTTCAAGCAGGAATACCCTGGCATCAACGTTGTTCCAATACCCTACTCCAGCATGGATGCGTTGAAAACACAGATTTCTGCGATAGCGGCGCTCCCGCCGGAGCAGAGGGAGAGCTTCATAGGCCAGGCGCCTGATGTTTTCACATGGGCTCACGACTGGATAGGCTCCTTCGCTGATAAGGGATGGATACTGGATCTTGAAACATTTATTGGAACAGAAGCAATTATCAACGATATCGCCCCGGCTATACAGCCCTTAGCGATGTCCGCAGTTACCTATAAGCTTAAGACGTATGGACTCCCCTACGCGGGTGAGGCAATCGCCCTCATTGTTAACAAGCAGTTGGTTCCCAATCCGCCAACCACTTTCGATGAAATGAAGAATATCATGCAGCAGTTCCACAATCCTAGTGCAGGCAAATACGGACTATCCTACCAGTTTGACCCCTACCACCTCTACCCGTTCATCACCGCGTTCGGCGGATACTACTATGATGAGGAAACGGGATCCGTCGGTGTTAACTCTACTGGGACGAAAGATGGTGTTAAATTCTACATTCAAAACGTCCTACCATACCTAGACACCTCGGACCTCGGCTTTAACAACCAGCTGAACAACTTCCTCACAGGTAAAACACCTATGATAATAACTGGCCCATGGGCCCTGCCCTCAATTAAGAACGCTATTGGGCTGAACAATATTGAAGTAGTACCTATTCCAAACATAGGCAACAACGTTCCGAAACCGTTCAGCGGTTTCAGAAACCTCTACCTCACAATCCTAGCTAACTCCGGAGGCGTTCAAAGAACCTACGCGAGCGTCCTTTTCATACTGTACATGGCTCTGAACGATAACGCGTTGAAAATACTTGTCGAGCAGAACGGTTACGTACCTGTTAAACAATCAGTAATACAGTACGTCGTCAACAACAAGTCCCAGTACCCTGTAGTATACGGTTTCATGCAGCAGGTCCTGAGGAGCTCGCCAATGCCTAAAGACCCCAAGATGGACAAGGTGTGGGGAATCGGCACCAACCTGAACGCTATAATCGGCGAGTACACTAATGCCTTAGCGGAGGGTAAGACTGTCGAGGAGGCTATTCAGGCTGCTATCGCTGTTGTGGATCCGCAGCTCGACGAGGCATATGCAACCATAATGCAGAGCATGGGCAGGTGATAGTTATATCCTACACTTCTTTTTTCCCGCAAATCCCTTTGAGAACCATATTGATTGTTTAGAAGGGGTTTTCCCATGAGCGTTAAAAAGATTTTATACCCTTCACGTATCGGAGTCGCGCTTGCCTTAGCGAGCATCATTCTCTACGTTTTCTTCAGTATTTGGCCTCTTTTCTTCTCCATTGGCATAGCGTTCACAAACGCTACTGAGGAAAACCTTCTCCCAAACCCTGATGTTTTGAAAGAAATAGACAACACGTTAGCATGTATTGAAGCAATTACAACACAGGAGAACCTGTCAACCAGGGCTGAAGCAGTTGTTGAAAGAGTCACCAATACTTTGAGAGAGCTTGAGAACGAGTTGATTGCTTTCAAACAGGCTGTCGAGGAGTCAGAGGATCACACCACAGACTTGTACGTTATGTTCAACGCCTCGGCCATATATGTCACAGCTCAAGGACTCAGGCTTATACCTGAGCAGGTTCAGAAAACGTTCAACTGTACCGAGATAGGTTTCCAGCCGACGAGACCCTTAATCTCTTCGGAAGCCGTTAACAACCTTAGCGTGATATACTCCTCGGTATCCCAGCTC
This region of Thermosphaera aggregans genomic DNA includes:
- the sufB gene encoding Fe-S cluster assembly protein SufB, yielding MRVLELDEQVYLEGVFYPKEVELRGKISRGLVEEISRLKKEPEWMTRHRLRALEYFEKAPMPKWMTGVWSIDLDEISSYYVKPAHAKVEKWEDLPEEIRRIYEKLNLPETYAKYLAGLTTVLDSESVYTAMKDLLKDLGVVMVPMEEAVRKYPDLVKQYFGRVFPYTDHKFAALHHALWSGGVFVYVPRNVKIPYPVEAFFFIGSELEGQFEHTVVVTDVNSEITFIEGCSAPRLKTFSFHDGMVELYAHEGSKLSFVTVQNWSRDIVNFNNKRGIAEKNSVIEWIEGSIGSKITITYPSTILKGEYAKTNSTVVGIANGPFIKDTGSKIVHAAPYTSSRVVSKSISAKRGVNIYRGMVQVNKGARGSKSFVQCESLILDEESKSYTYPIIHAYENDADIAHEATTARISEDQLFYLKSRGLSEREALSLMILGFIRDVFPRLPFEYVSMLTKVIQLEFSEMGGVG
- a CDS encoding extracellular solute-binding protein; the encoded protein is MSKALTKIQAVIIVLIVAVAAIAGAYLISQQIGAQQTTTTQTTTPTTTPTGTETTTTPTGTGTTTPPPAGNVILIGDLSITVPANFKAFVDAAKDGSISVTIYFGHALSQDEFNAFQQVIDMFKQEYPGINVVPIPYSSMDALKTQISAIAALPPEQRESFIGQAPDVFTWAHDWIGSFADKGWILDLETFIGTEAIINDIAPAIQPLAMSAVTYKLKTYGLPYAGEAIALIVNKQLVPNPPTTFDEMKNIMQQFHNPSAGKYGLSYQFDPYHLYPFITAFGGYYYDEETGSVGVNSTGTKDGVKFYIQNVLPYLDTSDLGFNNQLNNFLTGKTPMIITGPWALPSIKNAIGLNNIEVVPIPNIGNNVPKPFSGFRNLYLTILANSGGVQRTYASVLFILYMALNDNALKILVEQNGYVPVKQSVIQYVVNNKSQYPVVYGFMQQVLRSSPMPKDPKMDKVWGIGTNLNAIIGEYTNALAEGKTVEEAIQAAIAVVDPQLDEAYATIMQSMGR
- the sufC gene encoding Fe-S cluster assembly ATPase SufC encodes the protein MLEVKDLVVEVSERRVVNGVSFKVDSGELVVIMGPNGSGKSSLAYAVMGHPQYKVVSGSVIIDGVDYTSRPTHERALAGLFLAFQNPVEIPGVNLFMLLRSVLNKKMGRMDISEYVEGLEKRVRNEAVLIGLKEELLERDLNLGFSGGEKKRSEILQARVIRPKYIILDEPDSGLDVDGVRSVADYIKEALSAGSSIILITHYPRVIEYVSPSRVYVMHRGRFVAEGGLELIDKINREGYRWLEAVSVEGAGT
- a CDS encoding SufD family Fe-S cluster assembly protein, which translates into the protein MSITELLREGFQKHGDSPTVKHYTDWSVFKNVLEKLVNNEVGLDKKLVVETSGNARVEGLGEIRLYELNSALPKYHMILNSEAVLAGFHGGRGFIKVEPAVETGVSVGNLIARIDSPGTLVLKVVNKVSNGLLLLGLNINVADGVEANVVVDLEEASESASSVNFRVETGSGSVGNIVFLVNPGRMMRIEGLFKPGGNSFTLVRLTGVLNENSRIDAVLDGLVDGLNTTLNLYSTLYMSKHSAGSVRGRGTISPKASEARLVYGFESILEEKAVAYMQPFLEVNSNRVLEARHYARNYLVTQDKLFYLATRGLSFEEAKNIVLTGLLTSLMPEELRSYCYGEIKRRMKGFPRARS
- a CDS encoding cation-translocating P-type ATPase, with translation MSKPWHSMKPEEALAQLNVNPETGLSSEEASRRLTQYGPNEIIVKKKHPVFLLLHQFSNFLIIILLIATVISAALGEIVDAAAIITIVIIMGVMGFIQEYKAEKAVEALKSMAVPYCTVLRNGVLTEIPASQLVPGDILIVKEGDKVPADARIIESADLLVDESPLTGESTPVEKDSESLLPPETPVSDRRNMVFRGTYVVGGKGRAVVVSTGSSTEIGRIAKAIAEAKEEKTLLEQELDSFGKKIGLIILGIAAVVFVTSLIEGYLGVVEAFMVSVALAVAAIPEGLPAIATALLAIGAYRMAKKKALVRRLGAVETLGAVDVICSDKTGTITKGEMTVKIVKMIGKHCTVEGAGYEPLGRVVCNPGDPRDDSFLYEILAAHTSVDVALTRDSSSWRVKGSPTEGAALVLSYKALGEEGVRKAVEKYPLVKTYPFDRFRKRKTTVHQVGGKYLVVSTGAPELLLDVSTKVRGSGEEELTREVKEALSAEIEKLASQGYRTFGVAYKWMDSFSEDYDVSQVETSLVFYAILGIIDPPREEVVEALKTASKAGIKTIMVTGDHKLTAIAVARMIGLEASEETVLEGRELDRMSDEELARVVDKINVYARVTPEHKARIVKALKAKGYKVAMTGDGVNDAPALKLADVGVAMGIRGTDVAKEASQLILLDDNYSTIVEAVKEGRVIFDNLKKPINYLLTANMGEVGTVFGAELLYLPPPLRPIHLLWVNVVTDALPAVALGLEPAEPGIMEKPPSEYRGGLITKRKILYYVLFGALISGFTILAYTMNSQTLLMAQTAAFTTIVLSEFGRALASRSENKPVWRIRFNKWLIPALATSLMLHVVTIYTPLNQVFYTTPLPLSMWVYGLAASLLIWLIDEARKVIGVRI